From Brassica oleracea var. oleracea cultivar TO1000 chromosome C3, BOL, whole genome shotgun sequence, a single genomic window includes:
- the LOC106335918 gene encoding uncharacterized protein LOC106335918 has protein sequence MASNSREARRRKILERGSDRLAFITGQINGVPPPPPSSLSQSHLSPETIPSRDEIPTERETAFTSHQENISEASMLDNMDPIIHQSRADSLQPLKFTESLAEASDSDPRDATIQPSPATPSSVVDLGASQAFTPLVSFVNTITPKHIGAAIDASEYARMFSSILIALLVVLSHLGFSSLGSIVSFRPVFLLLLTDATIVLGRILLGHHGDPPSASRRENSVMNGLGIADQVGNALEMVMMMKKIMNAVSMDFSLYAVFLICGLLFTQNIFA, from the exons ATGGCGTCGAACAGCAGAGAAGCGAGGAGGCGAAAAATCTTAGAAAGAGGATCTGATCGTTTGGCCTTTATCACTGGTCAGATCAACGGCGTTCCTCCTCCTCCACCTTCTTCCCTGTCTCAATCTCATCTCTCACCGGAGACGATTCCGTCTCGTGATGAGATTCCTACTGAACGAGAAACAG CTTTCACAAGTCATCAGGAAAACATCTCCGAGGCTTCGATGCTTGATAATATGGACCCTATCATCCATCAAAGCAGAGCAGACTCTCTTCAGCCTCTCAAGTTTACTGAATCATTGGCTGAAGCCTCCGATTCAGATCCCAGAGACGCAACAATACAACCGTCTCCTGCAACCCCATCATCAGTGGTAGATTTGGGCGCTTCTCAAGCATTTACTCCTCTGGTTAGTTTTGTGAACACCATCACTCCAAAACACATTGGAGCCGCCATTGATGCTTCGGAATACGCACGGATGTTCTCATCTATTCTGATTGCGCTTCTTGTCGTGCTATCTCATCTCGGGTTCTCTTCCCTAGGCAGCATAGTAAGCTTCAGACCTGTCTTCTTGCTTCTCTTGACCGATGCCACAATTGTGCTGGGGCGTATTCTGCTGGGCCATCATGGAGATCCTCCCTCAGCTTCAAGACGAGAAAACTCAGTAATGAATGGACTAGGCATAGCGGACCAAGTGGGCAACGCGCTGGAGATGGTCATGATGATGAAGAAAATAATGAACGCTGTTTCTATGGATTTTAGCTTGTACGCTGTGTTTCTCATATGTGGCCTCTTGTTCACACAAAACATCTTTGCTTAG
- the LOC106335917 gene encoding protein FAR1-RELATED SEQUENCE 9 has translation MSLEHVLNYLKRKHLENPSFSYAVENEDNGGNVIWADPTCRSNYTHFGDTLVFDTTYMRNNQVPFAALTGFNHHGHPLLFGCALVLNQSQSSFAWLFHSWLQAMSAPHPPPSITLEPDPVIHLAASQVFPQARLRFSLRLIMEKLAHVFQSHPGFQSEFLSCVTETETVSDFEGAWDSVLRRHCLEENHWIQSIYNVRQQWVPVFIKDTFFGELSSENSFFHGFVDGSTTMEMIMAQCEEAVNSWRVKELRADYESTNSTPVLKTASPTEKQVAGVYTRAAFLKFQEEFVEISANPVNKMSDSTYRVGKFGQGHTVEFESLEEVKANCSCRMFEYSGIVCRHILAVFSARNVFTLPSRYLLRRWTKEAKSSSEFSNSSCQESLTVCYDNLRQEATKYVEEGAKSIQIYKAAVVALDEAAKKVAAASSKTRGGATNGDSYQSDETQETANGMYHPLQCQGEKERTILELTAELERTGQRCEAYRANLLSILRDMEEHKFQLSLKVQNARLSLKE, from the coding sequence ATGAGTTTGGAGCACGTCTTGAACTATCTGAAACGCAAGCACCTCGAGAACCCTTCTTTCTCGTACGCAGTGGAGAACGAAGACAATGGCGGAAACGTTATCTGGGCCGATCCCACTTGCAGGTCGAACTACACTCACTTCGGCGACACCCTCGTCTTCGACACTACCTACATGAGAAACAATCAAGTCCCTTTCGCTGCCTTGACAGGCTTCAACCACCACGGCCACCCTCTCCTCTTCGGCTGCGCTCTCGTCCTCAACCAATCACAATCCTCCTTCGCGTGGCTCTTCCACTCTTGGCTTCAAGCCATGTCCGCTCCTCATCCTCCTCCTTCCATCACCCTCGAGCCTGACCCCGTGATCCACCTCGCCGCTTCTCAGGTTTTCCCCCAGGCGCGTCTTCGTTTCAGCCTCCGTCTTATCATGGAGAAGCTCGCTCACGTGTTTCAGTCTCACCCCGGGTTTCAATCAGAGTTCTTGAGCTGTGTTACCGAGACGGAGACGGTTAGTGACTTCGAGGGGGCTTGGGACTCTGTTTTGAGGAGACACTGTCTCGAGGAGAATCATTGGATTCAGTCTATTTATAATGTGAGGCAGCAGTGGGTTCCTGTTTTTATTAAAGACACTTTTTTTGGAGAGCTGTCTAGTGAGAACTCCTTCTTCCACGGGTTTGTGGACGGGTCAACCACCATGGAGATGATCATGGCCCAGTGTGAGGAAGCTGTTAACAGCTGGCGTGTGAAAGAGCTGAGAGCTGATTATGAGTCGACTAACTCTACTCCTGTTTTGAAGACGGCTTCTCCCACGGAGAAGCAAGTTGCTGGAGTGTATACGAGAGCAGCGTTTTTGAAGTTTCAGGAGGAGTTTGTTGAGATTTCCGCAAATCCTGTGAATAAGATGAGTGATTCCACTTATCGTGTGGGGAAGTTCGGACAAGGTCACACTGTTGAGTTTGAGTCTCTTGAGGAGGTGAAAGCTAATTGCAGCTGTAGGATGTTTGAGTATTCGGGGATTGTTTGTAGACATATATTGGCTGTGTTCAGTGCCAGGAATGTTTTTACTCTTCCGTCTAGGTATCTGCTAAGGAGATGGACCAAGGAAGCAAAGAGTAGTAGCGAGTTTTCAAACAGTAGTTGCCAAGAGTCCTTAACTGTTTGCTATGACAATCTCCGCCAAGAAGCAACCAAGTATGTGGAGGAGGGAGCCAAGTCTATTCAGATTTATAAAGCTGCAGTGGTTGCCTTAGATGAAGCTGCCAAGAAGGTTGCTGCTGCAAGTAGCAAAACTAGAGGAGGAGCAACTAATGGGGATTCTTACCAGTCTGACGAAACTCAAGAAACGGCCAATGGAATGTATCATCCACTTCAATGTCAGGGTGAAAAGGAGAGGACCATACTTGAACTGACAGCTGAGCTGGAGAGGACAGGTCAGCGATGCGAAGCTTATCGAGCAAACCTGCTGTCTATTTTGAGAGATATGGAAGAACACAAGTTTCAGCTGTCTCTCAAGGTGCAAAATGCTAGACTAAGCTTGAAAGAGTGA